Genomic window (Longimicrobium sp.):
GCGGGGTGCGGGAGCGGTTCGGCCTCGTGGTGCTGGCGTGCTGCAGCATGGTCGTGGGGCAGGCGAGCGGCAGCGACGCACTCATCCTGGCGTGGGGCGCGGGTGCGGCGGTGCTCGCGGCGCACTCGTGGATCCTCGCCCTGCGTGGCGGATCGCGGCGCGTCAGGATGCTGCTCGTCGCCGCTCCGCTCATCGCCCTTGCGCTGGTGATCGCGGACGGGCGCGTCGTGGATCGGGTGGCGCGGGGCCTCGCCGCGATCCGCGACGAGCAGGAACCGGGAGCCGAGCGGAATGCCCTCTGGGAGACGGCCCTCGACGAGGCGGCGGCCTCTCCCGTGGTGGGTCTCGGCCCCGGCGGGCATGCTCACATTCTGAGCGGCCGGTGGGCCGGGTTCCCCGCGGAAGCGCACAACATCCTGGTCGACTGGGGAAGCGCCACCGGGCTGGTGGGAACGATCCTCCTGTGCGCGCTCCTCTTCCACGTCGCGTACCACGCACTCCGCGCACCTCCGTACTTCGCCGCGCTGGGCGCGCTCATGGTGTTCGGCATGGCGCACCACTACCTGCGCCATCCCATCATCTGGATCTACCTCCTGCTGATCTCCCTTGCCGGGCAACGGATGGCAGCGCCCGAGTAGCTCAGCCGCAACAGCATGGTTGACGCGGAAGTGCGGAGAAACCGAGCCATGCAGTTGCAGTTTCTCTCCGCGCCTCCGCGCCTCCGCGTGAGATGTTGTTTCTTCCGATGCCGCGACCCAATATCTTGTGCACGCCGCCGCCGCCCGTGAGCGGCCCCCTCACCCCTTGCCCGACTACGCAGATGTGCTCACCGGACGTGGTACGCTCCGCGCTCGCCGGCGCCGGCATCAACGCGGAAACGCTCGCACCCGCGGTCCGCTTCGCCCGCGAGGGCGGCCCCGCCTTCCGCCACGTGGCGGACCTCACCCACACCCTCTCGCCGCGCTTCCCCGTCTTCCCCTTCTACGAGCCGTTCCGCATGCGGAACATGTTCGCCGTGGAAAAGAACGGTTTTGCCGCCAACGAGCTGACCTTCGCCGAGCACACCGGCACCCACCTGGACGCGCCGTCGCACTTCGTGGCGAACGGCCAGACCGCGGAGGCGCTGGAGGTGTCGCGCTTCCTCGCGCCGCTGGTGGTGGTGTCGGTGGCGGAGCGCGCCGCGCGTGACGAGGACACGCTCGTGACCGTCGATGACCTGACGGAATGGGAGCGCGCGCACGGGCGCATCCCGGACGGCGCCGTGGTCGTGATGGACTCGGGATGGGAGCCGCGCGTGACGCAGCCGGGGCGTTTCCTGAACGCGGACGCCGCGGGGGTGATGCACCACCCGGGGTGGAGCCGCGAGGCGGCGGAGTGGCTGGTGCACGAGCGCGTCGTCACCGGCGTCGGCACCGACACCATCAGCCTGGACTTCGGCGCCTCCACCACCTACGAGGCCCACCAGGTGCTGCTCGGGGCGGGGAAGTACGGGCTGGAGTGCGTCGCCAGCCTGGGCAGCGTCCCCCCGTGCGGCGCCACGCTCGTCGTCGGCGCGCCCAAGCACGAGGGCGGCACCGGCGGCCCCGCGCGCCTCCTGGCGCTCTACTGAACCCTGTTGCCGCGCCCCAGAATGAGATCGCCCTTCATCATCCTCGCCGCCGCCGCGCTGCTCCTCGCCACTGGCGCGCGGGCGCAGGACGCACAGCTCGCCGCCGCGCCCACCTGCGCGGAGCGGGGGATGCAGCGCATCGCCGTGATGGTGCCCCCGGGGCGCACCGCGGACGAGGTG
Coding sequences:
- a CDS encoding O-antigen ligase family protein, coding for MDAGQVDPREAKARRVSAALLGVGVALVPATQLRFWGPVGPGELLLVAWCAWSAVAAPRKPRPAIEPAVRPFLLFWACALPLLLAGWISGWGLGLASTGAGHDFLAYVLVAAVVACLALKPWAADEIRRAGWIAIVTSTAVLFPLLLYAAFNVHMGPHRMWRLGRFLGWSTNPNQLPLGVILTPFLALDGFIRHRGVRERFGLVVLACCSMVVGQASGSDALILAWGAGAAVLAAHSWILALRGGSRRVRMLLVAAPLIALALVIADGRVVDRVARGLAAIRDEQEPGAERNALWETALDEAAASPVVGLGPGGHAHILSGRWAGFPAEAHNILVDWGSATGLVGTILLCALLFHVAYHALRAPPYFAALGALMVFGMAHHYLRHPIIWIYLLLISLAGQRMAAPE
- a CDS encoding cyclase family protein, which gives rise to MCSPDVVRSALAGAGINAETLAPAVRFAREGGPAFRHVADLTHTLSPRFPVFPFYEPFRMRNMFAVEKNGFAANELTFAEHTGTHLDAPSHFVANGQTAEALEVSRFLAPLVVVSVAERAARDEDTLVTVDDLTEWERAHGRIPDGAVVVMDSGWEPRVTQPGRFLNADAAGVMHHPGWSREAAEWLVHERVVTGVGTDTISLDFGASTTYEAHQVLLGAGKYGLECVASLGSVPPCGATLVVGAPKHEGGTGGPARLLALY